In Erigeron canadensis isolate Cc75 chromosome 6, C_canadensis_v1, whole genome shotgun sequence, the following are encoded in one genomic region:
- the LOC122603449 gene encoding protein FREE1 → MQHQGDYNSGTAPYYNFPPNPNPPPPPTNPPTDFLHHQQQPPFASAPPFTASYHPQPPPPPPSSDYYPPYHPTTDPLPPTAPPSFPSSNPNNNNFPQFDPPFQPQSQTPPYINNNNNINNNNNNLSYDHHQTPPPLNYPPQNPVSLNHASTFQYPSYNTPNPVPVYDSPYDTNSYGRSVSDIGGGDYYGKKNDLGMSNFGGYGDGVYAYQGGKTEPYGSRGTSSKSSTWKEQVVFDDFGRPIGLPGKDSGVSSTPKIVKAVPKVDTRDEVKGGGVQKFRVKLLAESGGQSTMDVLCQIGLDGIRMLDPSTSRTLRIYPLDTITRCEVYDSSTFAFWSKSTVDIEPRRIRLQSNSYTTNTLLDTVTAATIQVKEMGGRSRPVDTVKATEQSTEKKKGLGDWMNKIKPQIEEKDHWVPDEAVTKCTGCSGDFSAFNRKHHCRNCGDIFCDKCTHGRIALTSEDNAPQVRVCDRCMLEVTQRLSSAKEAASSRSSGLQSHEDLAKKLQEEMERNHKSSSGSKSDGFNRRMKEVACPTCTVHLQVQVPSSGSETIECGVCQHPFLVSAR, encoded by the exons ATGCAACATCAAGGCGATTACAATTCCGGCACCGCCCCTTATTACAACTTTCCCCCAAACCCTAATccccctcctcctcctactAATCCACCCACCGATTTCCTGCACCACCAACAACAACCACCGTTCGCCTCCGCCCCTCCTTTCACCGCCTCCTACCACcctcaaccaccaccaccaccaccttcctCCGATTACTACCCTCCTTATCACCCCACCACCGATCCCCTCCCTCCCACCGCCCCTCCTTCTTTCCCATCTtcaaaccctaataataataatttcccCCAATTTGATCCCCCTTTTCAACCCCAATCCCAAACGCCACCTTAtattaacaacaacaataatataaataataataataataatttatcttaTGATCATCACCAAACACCACCACCCCTTAACTACCCTCCGCAAAATCCGGTTTCTTTAAACCATGCCTCAACTTTTCAATACCCTTCTTATAACACCCCGAACCCGGTTCCGGTTTACGATTCTCCGTACGATACCAATAGTTATGGTAGGAGTGTATCTGATATAGGAGGGGGTGATTATTACGGTAAAAAAAACGATTTAGGAATGTCGAATTTCGGTGGATATGGTGATGGTGTATATGCATATCAAGGTGGTAAAACTGAACCATATGGATCAAGGGGGACGTCTTCGAAGTCGTCTACGTGGAAAGAACAGGTGGTTTTTGATGATTTTGGTAGGCCTATTGGGTTGCCAGGTAAAGATTCGGGAGTGTCGTCTACTCCCAAGATAGTTAAGGCGGTACCGAAAGTGGATACGAGGGATGAAGTTAAAGGCGGCGGTGTGCAGAAGTTTAGAGTTAAGTTGTTGGCTGAAAGTGGTGGCCAGTCTACCATGGATGTTCTTTGTCAG ATTGGATTGGATGGAATCCGAATGCTCGATCCCTCTACCAGCCGAACTTTGAGAATATATCCTCTTGACACAATAACGAGATGTGAA GTGTATGATTCATCTACTTTTGCATTTTGGTCCAAGAGTACTGTAGATATTGAGCCAAGGCGTATAAGGCTGCAATCCAACAGTTACACTACAAACACTTTGTTGGACACAGTAACTGCAGCAACCATTCAG GTTAAGGAGATGGGTGGGAGGAGCAGGCCTGTTGATACTGTTAAAGCTACTGAGCAGTCaactgaaaagaaaaaaggtttaGGTGACTggatgaacaaaatcaaaccgCAAATTGAAGAGAAAGATCACTGG gTACCTGATGAAGCTGTGACCAAATGTACTGGCTGCAGTGGTGATTTTAGTGCCTTTAACAGAAAG CATCATTGCCGAAACTGCGGAGATATTTTCTGTGACAAGTGCACTCATGGAAGAATTGCTCTTACATCTGAAGACAATGCTCCTCAAGTTCGTGTTTGCGATCGTTGCATG TTGGAGGTCACTCAACGGTTGAGCAGTGCCAAGGAAGCTGCTTCTAGCAGATCATCTGGATTGCAGAGTCATGAAGATCTTGCAAAGAAACTTCAG GAGGAGATGGAAAGAAATCACAAATCATCGTCAG GTTCCAAGTCAGATGGGTTCAACAGGCGGATGAAAGAAGTTGCTTGTCCTACTTGTACAGTTCATTTGCAG GTTCAAGTTCCTAGCTCGGGATCTGAGACAATAGAATGTGGAGTTTGCCAGCATCCGTTTCTTGTAAGTGCACGTTGA
- the LOC122605189 gene encoding GDSL esterase/lipase EXL3-like, whose amino-acid sequence MSPCFKYMMQSQNFIKPSHSSYSLTIFLVSLLFYFHDDFCCARLITLPQNITVPAVIAFGDSIVDQGANNNLNTLIKANFAPYGKDFVGGKPTGRFSNNKTPADLIVEQLGIKELLPAYLDPSLDDKELLTGVSFASGASGFDPQTSQITSVLSLDDQLKQFKEYIEKLKVIVGEERTQYILANSLFLVVGGSDDLANTYFSIGIRRLQYDIPSYTNLMVSFASKFIQDIYKLGARRIGVFNVPPIGCLPSQRTLAGGGLRVCSEEYNQAAQIYNSKLQPEVERLNETLIESRIVYIDVYNPLLAIIENPFQYGLEVVDRGCCGTGNIEVSILCNKLLRTCPDDSKYLFWDSYHPTDKGYNILINQVVGKYINDFF is encoded by the exons ATGTCTCCTTGCTTCAAATACATGATGCAATCTCAAAATTTTATCAAACCTTCACACTCATCCTATTCACTCACTATTTTCTTGgtctctcttttattttattttcatgacGATTTTTGTTGCGCACGGCTGATCACACTACCGCAAAATATTACTGTCCCAGCTGTGATAGCGTTTGGAGACTCGATTGTGGATCAAGGTGCTAACAATAATCTAAACACTCTAATCAAGGCTAACTTTGCTCCCTATGGCAAAGATTTTGTGGGTGGAAAACCAACCGGAAgattttcaaataataaaacCCCGGCGGACTTGATAG TTGAACAACTGGGAATAAAAGAGCTATTGCCGGCATATCTTGATCCATCCCTTGATGATAAAGAGCTACTAACCGGTGTAAGCTTTGCTTCTGGCGCCTCCGGATTTGATCCCCAGACTTCCCAAATAACG TCTGTTTTGTCACTTGATGATCAACTGAAACAATTTAAAGAATACATCGAGAAACTCAAGGTTATAGTTGGAGAAGAAAGAACACAATACATATTAGCAAATAGCTTATTCTTAGTGGTTGGAGGTAGCGACGATCTTGCTAATACTTACTTCAGTATTGGCATCCGAAGATTACAATATGATATCCCATCTTATACCAATCTTATGGTATCATTCGCTTCCAAATTCATACAG GATATATACAAACTTGGAGCAAGAAGAATAGGGGTGTTTAATGTGCCCCCAATAGGTTGTTTGCCATCACAGAGAACTCTTGCTGGTGGTGGACTTAGAGTGTGTTCAGAAGAGTACAATCAAGCAGCTCAAATATATAACAGCAAGCTGCAACCAGAGGTTGAACGCCTCAACGAAACTCTTATCGAATCAAGGATTGTCTATATTGATGTCTACAACCCCTTGCTTGCTATTATTGAAAACCCCTTCCAATATG GACTAGAAGTTGTGGATAGAGGTTGTTGTGGCACTGGAAACATAGAGGTTTCCATTTTATGCAACAAATTGTTGCGTACTTGTCCTGATGATTCAAAATATCTATTCTGGGATAGCTATCACCCTACAGACAAAGGATACAACATACTTATAAATCAAGTGGTAGGGAAATACATTAATGATTTCTTTTGA